One window of the Bos indicus isolate NIAB-ARS_2022 breed Sahiwal x Tharparkar chromosome 15, NIAB-ARS_B.indTharparkar_mat_pri_1.0, whole genome shotgun sequence genome contains the following:
- the MADD gene encoding MAP kinase-activating death domain protein isoform X29 translates to MVQKKKSCPRLLDYLVIVGARHPSSDSVAQTPELLRRYPLEDHSEFPLPPDVVFFCQPEGCLSVRQRRMTLRDDTSFVFTLTDKDTGVTRYGICVNFYRSFQKRVPKEKGEAGPGSRGKEGPRAPFVSEEVGPKTSESGPSLQPPSADSTPDVSQSPRARRRAKAGSRSRNSTLTSLCVLSHYPFFSTFRECLYTLKRLVDCCSERLLGKKLGLPRGIQRDTMWRIFTGSLLVEEKSSALLHDLREIEAWIYRLLRSPVPVSGQKRVDIEVLPQELQQALTFALPDPSRFTLVDFPLHLPLELLGVDACLQVLTCILLEHKVVLQSRDYNALSMSVMAFVAMIYPLEYMFPVIPLLPTCMASAEQLLLAPTPYIIGVPASFFLYKLDFKMPDDVWLVDLDSNRVIAPTNAEVLPILPEPESLELKKHLKQALASMSLNTQPILNLEKFHEGQEIPLLLGRPSNDLQSTPSTEFNPLIYGNDVDSVDVATRVAMVRFFNSPNVLQGFQMHTRTLRLFPRPVVAFQAGSFLASRPRQTPFAEKLARTQAVEYFGEWILNPTNYAFQRIHNNMFDPALIGDKPKWYAHQLQPIHYRVYDSGSQLAEALSVPPERDSDSDPTDDSGSDSMDYDDSSSSYSSLGDFVSEMMKCDINGDTPNVDPLTHAALGDASEVAIEELQNQKEAEEPGPDGESSQENPPLRSSPSTTVSSSPSTIIHGASSEPVDSAETDDKAAGGVPKSVPTVPPGMGKCSMDRHQTETGEGSVRQRASDSPCLQPQCGFPPEEDDEQGESYTPRFSQHVSGHRAQKLLRPSSLKLASDSDAESDSRASSPTSTVSSNSTEGFGGIMSLASSLYRNHSTSFSLSNLTLPTKGAREKSTPFPSLKVFGLNTLMEIVTEAGPGSGEGHRRALVDQKSSVIKHSPTVKREPPSPQGRASNSSENQQFLKEVVHSVLDGQGVGWLNMKKVRRLLESEQLRVFVLSKLNRTVQSEDEARQDVIPDVEISRKVYKGMLDLLKCTVLSLEQSFAHAGLGGMASIFGLLEIAQTHYYSKEPDKRKRSPTESISTPVGKDPGLAGRGDPKAMAQLRVPQLGPLAPSAPGKSPKELDTRSLKEENFVASIGPEVIKPTFDLGETDEKKSQVSADSGVSLTSGSQRTDPDSVISVSPAVMIRSSSQDSEVSTVVSNSSGETLGADSDLSSSAGDGPGGEGSAYLAGSRGTLSDSEIETNSATSAIFGKAHSLKPSVKEKLVGSPVRFSEDVSQRVYLYEGLLGRDKGSMWDQLEDAAMETFSISKERSTLWDQMQFWEDAFLDAVMLEREGMGMDQGPQEMIDRYLSLGEHDRKRLEDDEDRLLATLLHNLISYMLLMKVNKNDIRKKVRRLMGKSHIGLVYSQQINEVLDQLANLNGRDLSIRSSGSRHMKKQTFVVHAGTDTNGDIFFMEVCDDCVVLRSNIGTVYERWWYEKLINMTYCPKTKVLCLWRRNGSETQLNKFYTKKCRELYYCVKDSMERAAARQQSIKPGPELGGEFPVQDMKTGEGGLLQVTLEGINLKFMHNQFLKLKKW, encoded by the exons ATGGTGCAAAAGAAGAAGTCCTGTCCTCGGTTACTTGACTACCTGGTGATCGTAGGGGCCAG GCACCCGAGCAGTGACAGTGTGGCCCAGACTCCGGAACTGCTACGGCGGTACCCACTAGAGGACCACTCGGAGTTTCCCCTGCCCCCGGATGTCGTGTTCTTCTGCCAGCCGGAGGGCTGCCTGAGCGTGCGGCAGCGGCGCATGACCCTGCGGGATGACACCTCTTTTGTCTTCACCCTCACGGACAAGGACACTGGTGTCACCCGATATGGCATCTGCGTCAACTTCTACCGCTCCTTCCAAAAGCGCGTGCCTAAGGAAAAGGGGGAGGCCGGGCCAGGGTCCCGGGGGAAGGAAGGGCCCCGAGCCCCCTTCGTCTCCGAGGAGGTGGGCCCCAAGACCTCGGAGAGCGGCCCATCCCTGCAGCCGCCCAGTGCCGACTCCACCCCAGACGTGAGCCAGTCTCCGCGGGCCAGACGCCGGGCCAAGGCGGGGAGCCGGTCCCGCAACAGCACGCTGACGTCCCTGTGCGTGCTCAGCCACTACCCCTTCTTCTCTACCTTCCGAGAGTGTCTGTACACCCTCAAGCGTCTGGTGGACTGCTGCAGCGAGCGCCTGCTGGGCAAGAAACTGGGCCTCCCTCGAGGCATACAGAG GGACACCATGTGGCGAATCTTTACTGGATCGTTGTTAGTGGAGGAGAAGTCAAGTGCCCTGCTGCACGACCTCCGGGAGATTGAGGCCTGGATCTACCGGTTGCTGCGCTCCCCGGTACCTGTCTCGGGGCAGAAGCGAGTGGACATTGAGGTCCTGCCCCAGGAGCTCCAGCAGGCTCTGACCTTTGCTCTCCCAGACCCCTCTCGATTCACCCTAGTGGACTTCCCGCTGCACCTCCCCCTGGAGCTTCTGGGTGTGGACGCCTGTCTACAGGTGCTCACCTGCATCCTGTTAGAGCACAAG GTTGTGCTCCAGTCCCGAGACTACAATGCACTCTCCATGTCCGTGATGGCCTTTGTGGCGATGATCTACCCCTTGGAGTATATGTTTCCTGTTATCCCACTGCTGCCCACCTGCATGGCATCAGCAGAACAG CTGCTCTTGGCTCCAACACCATACATCATCGGAGTCCCTGCCAGCTTCTTCCTCTACAAACTGGACTTCAAAATGCCTGATGACGTGTGGCTAGTAGATCTGGACAGCAATAGG GTGATTGCCCCCACTAATGCGGAAGTGCTGCCTATCCTGCCAGAGCCGGAATCGTTAGAGTTGAAGAAGCATTTGAAGCAG GCCCTCGCCAGCATGAGTCTCAACACCCAACCCATCCTCAATCTGGAGAAATTCCACGAGGGCCAGGAGATCCCCCTTCTCCTGGGAAGGCCTTCTAATGACCTGCAGTCCACACCTTCCACCGAGTTCAACCCGCTCATCTACGGCAATGATGTGGATTCGGTGGATGTTGCAACCAG AGTGGCCATGGTCCGTTTCTTCAACTCCCCCAACGTGCTGCAGGGCTTTCAGATGCACACACGTACCCTACGTCTCTTCCCCCGGCCCGTGGTGGCTTTCCAAGCCGGCTCCTTTTTAGCCTCACGCCCCCGGCAGACTCCTTTCGCCGAGAAACTGGCCAGGACTCAGGCCGTGGAGTACTTTGGAGAATGGATCCTGAACCCCACCAACTACGCCTTCCAGCGGATTCACAACA ACATGTTCGATCCAGCTCTGATTGGCGACAAGCCCAAGTGGTATGCCCACCAGCTGCAGCCCATTCACTATCGAGTGTATGACAGTGGTTCCCAACTGGCCGAGGCGCTGAGCGTGCCGCCCGAGCGAGACTCTGACTCTGACCCAACTGACGACAG TGGGAGTGACAGCATGGATTATGACGATTCAAGCTCTTCTTACTCTTCCCTTGGTGACTTTGTCAGCGAGATGATGAAATGCGATATCAACGGTGATACTCCTA ACGTGGACCCTCTGACGCACGCGGCACTGGGAGATGCCAGCGAGGTGGCGATTGAGGAGCTGCAGAAccagaaggaggcagaggaaccCGGCCCGGATGGCGAGAGCTCTCAGGAAAACCCGCCCCTGCGCTCCAGCCCCAGCACCACTGTGAGCAGTAGCCCCAGCACCATTATCCACGGCGCCAGCTCT GAACCTGTTGACTCAGCAGAGACCGACGATAAGGCGGCAGGAGGCGTCCCCAAGTCCGTACCCACCGTGCCTCCCGGCATGGGCAAGTGCAGCATGGACAGGCATCAGACAGAAACCGGAGAGGGGTCAGTGCGCCAGCGAGCCTCTGACAGCCCGTGCCTCCAGCCCCAGTGTGGCTTTCCCCCTGAGGAAGACGATGAGCAGGGTGAAAGTTACACCCCCCGATTCAGCCAGCATGTCAGTGGCCATCG GGCTCAAAAGCTGCTGCGGCCCAGCAGCTTGAAGCTGGCAAGTGACTCAGACGCAGAGTCGGACTCTCGAGCGAGCTCGCCCACCTCCACTGTCTCCAGCAACAGCACGGAGGGCTTCGGGGGCATCATGTCTTTGGCCA GCAGCCTGTATCGGAACCACAGCACCAGCTTCAGCCTTTCGAACCTCACACTGCCCACCAAAGGAGCCCGAGAGAAGAGCACGCCCTTCCCCAGTCTGAAAG TATTTGGGCTAAATACTCTAATGGAGATTGTTACTGAAGCCGGCCCCGGGAGTGGTGAAG GGCACAGGCGGGCGTTGGTGGACCAGAAGTCGTCCGTCATTAAACACAGCCCGACCGTGAAGAGAGAGCCCCCGTCACCCCAGGGCCGAGCCAGCAACTCTAG TGAGAACCAGCAGTTCCTGAAGGAGGTGGTGCACAGCGTGCTGGACGGCCAGGGCGTCGGCTGGCTCAACATGAAGAAGGTGCGGCGGCTGCTGGAGAGCGAGCAGCTGCGCGTCTTCGTCCTGAGCAAGCTGAACCGCACGGTGCAGTCCGAGGACGAGGCCCGGCAGGATGTCATCCCCGACGTG GAGATCAGCCGGAAGGTGTACAAGGGCATGTTGGATCTGCTCAAGTGCACAGTCCTCAGTCTGGAGCAGTCCTTTGCCCACGCTGGCCTGGGTGGCATGGCCAGCATCTTCGGGCTTCTGGAGATCGCCCAGACCCACTACTACAGTAAAG AACCAGACAAGCGGAAGAGAAGTCCCACAGAGAGCATCAGTACACCAGTCGGCAAGGATCCTGGCCTGGCTGGGCGGGGGGACCCAAAGGCCATGGCACAGCTGAGGGTCCCCCAGCTGGGACCTCTGGCACCGAGTGCCCCAGGAAAGAgtcccaaagaactggacacCAGAAGTCTAAAGGAAGAGAACTTTGTGGCATCTATCG GGCCTGAAGTAATCAAACCCACCTTTGACCTTGGTGAGACCGACGAGAAAAAGTCCCAGGTCAGCGCAGACAGTGGTGTGAGCCTGACATCTGGTTCCCAG AGGACCGATCCAGACTCTGTCATCAGTGTGAGTCCCGCTGTGATGATCCGAAGCTCAAGTCAGGACTCTGAAGTTAGCACCGTG GTGAGCAACAGCTCCGGAGAGACCCTGGGAGCAGACAGCGACCTCAGCAGCAGTGCGGGTGATGGCCCAGGCGGCGAGGGCAGCGCCTACTTGGCAGGCTCTCGAGGCACCTTGTCTGACAGCGAGATCGAGACCAACTCTGCCACCAGTGCCATCTTT GGTAAAGCCCATAGCTTGAAGCCAAGTGTGAAGGAGAAGCTGGTGGGCAGCCCAGTTCGCTTTTCTGAAGACGTCAGCCAGCGAGTCTACCTCTACGAGGGACTCCTAG GAAGGGACAAAGGATCGATGTGGGACCAGTTAGAGGACGCTGCTATGGAGACCTTTTCTATAA GCAAAGAGCGTTCTACTTTATGGGACCAAATGCAGTTCTGGGAAGACGCGTTCTTAGATGCCGTGATGTTGGAGAGAGAAGGAATGGGCATGGACCAGGGTCCCCAGGAAATGATAGACAG GTACCTGTCCCTGGGAGAACACGACCGGAAGCGCCTGGAGGACGATGAAGACCGTCTGCTGGCCACACTCTTGCACAACCTCATCTCGTACATGCTGCTGATGAAG GTAAATAAGAATGACATCCGGAAGAAGGTGAGGCGCCTGATGGGAAAGTCCCATATTGGGCTTGTGTACAGTCAGCAAATCAATGAAGTCCTTGACCAGCTGGCCAACCTG AATGGACGCGATCTCTCCATCCGGTCCAGTGGCAGCCGGCACATGAAGAAGCAGACATTCGTGGTACATGCAGGGACAGACACGAATGGAGATATCTTTTTCATGGAG GTGTGTGACGACTGCGTGGTGCTGCGCAGTAACATCGGGACGGTGTACGAGCGCTGGTGGTACGAGAAACTCATCAACATGACCTACTGCCCCAAGACCAAGGTGCTGTGCTTGTGGCGCAGAAATGGCTCCGAGACCCAGCTCAACAAGTTCTATACTAAGAAG TGTCGGGAGCTGTACTACTGCGTGAAGGACAGCATGGAGCGCGCCGCCGCCCGCCAGCAGAGCATCAAGCCGG GGCCGGAATTGGGTGGCGAGTTCCCCGTGCAGGACATGAAGACTGGCGAGGGGGGCTTGCTGCAGGTCACCCTCGAAGGGATCAACCTCAAGTTCATGCACAACCAG
- the MADD gene encoding MAP kinase-activating death domain protein isoform X33 gives MVQKKKSCPRLLDYLVIVGARHPSSDSVAQTPELLRRYPLEDHSEFPLPPDVVFFCQPEGCLSVRQRRMTLRDDTSFVFTLTDKDTGVTRYGICVNFYRSFQKRVPKEKGEAGPGSRGKEGPRAPFVSEEVGPKTSESGPSLQPPSADSTPDVSQSPRARRRAKAGSRSRNSTLTSLCVLSHYPFFSTFRECLYTLKRLVDCCSERLLGKKLGLPRGIQRDTMWRIFTGSLLVEEKSSALLHDLREIEAWIYRLLRSPVPVSGQKRVDIEVLPQELQQALTFALPDPSRFTLVDFPLHLPLELLGVDACLQVLTCILLEHKVVLQSRDYNALSMSVMAFVAMIYPLEYMFPVIPLLPTCMASAEQLLLAPTPYIIGVPASFFLYKLDFKMPDDVWLVDLDSNRVIAPTNAEVLPILPEPESLELKKHLKQALASMSLNTQPILNLEKFHEGQEIPLLLGRPSNDLQSTPSTEFNPLIYGNDVDSVDVATRVAMVRFFNSPNVLQGFQMHTRTLRLFPRPVVAFQAGSFLASRPRQTPFAEKLARTQAVEYFGEWILNPTNYAFQRIHNNMFDPALIGDKPKWYAHQLQPIHYRVYDSGSQLAEALSVPPERDSDSDPTDDSGSDSMDYDDSSSSYSSLGDFVSEMMKCDINGDTPNVDPLTHAALGDASEVAIEELQNQKEAEEPGPDGESSQENPPLRSSPSTTVSSSPSTIIHGASSEPVDSAETDDKAAGGVPKSVPTVPPGMGKCSMDRHQTETGEGSVRQRASDSPCLQPQCGFPPEEDDEQGESYTPRFSQHVSGHRAQKLLRPSSLKLASDSDAESDSRASSPTSTVSSNSTEGFGGIMSLASSLYRNHSTSFSLSNLTLPTKGAREKSTPFPSLKGHRRALVDQKSSVIKHSPTVKREPPSPQGRASNSSENQQFLKEVVHSVLDGQGVGWLNMKKVRRLLESEQLRVFVLSKLNRTVQSEDEARQDVIPDVEISRKVYKGMLDLLKCTVLSLEQSFAHAGLGGMASIFGLLEIAQTHYYSKEPDKRKRSPTESISTPVGKDPGLAGRGDPKAMAQLRVPQLGPLAPSAPGKSPKELDTRSLKEENFVASIELWSKHQEVKNQKALEKQRPEVIKPTFDLGETDEKKSQVSADSGVSLTSGSQRTDPDSVISVSPAVMIRSSSQDSEVSTVSNSSGETLGADSDLSSSAGDGPGGEGSAYLAGSRGTLSDSEIETNSATSAIFGKAHSLKPSVKEKLVGSPVRFSEDVSQRVYLYEGLLGRDKGSMWDQLEDAAMETFSISKERSTLWDQMQFWEDAFLDAVMLEREGMGMDQGPQEMIDRYLSLGEHDRKRLEDDEDRLLATLLHNLISYMLLMKVNKNDIRKKVRRLMGKSHIGLVYSQQINEVLDQLANLNGRDLSIRSSGSRHMKKQTFVVHAGTDTNGDIFFMEVCDDCVVLRSNIGTVYERWWYEKLINMTYCPKTKVLCLWRRNGSETQLNKFYTKKCRELYYCVKDSMERAAARQQSIKPGPELGGEFPVQDMKTGEGGLLQVTLEGINLKFMHNQFLKLKKW, from the exons ATGGTGCAAAAGAAGAAGTCCTGTCCTCGGTTACTTGACTACCTGGTGATCGTAGGGGCCAG GCACCCGAGCAGTGACAGTGTGGCCCAGACTCCGGAACTGCTACGGCGGTACCCACTAGAGGACCACTCGGAGTTTCCCCTGCCCCCGGATGTCGTGTTCTTCTGCCAGCCGGAGGGCTGCCTGAGCGTGCGGCAGCGGCGCATGACCCTGCGGGATGACACCTCTTTTGTCTTCACCCTCACGGACAAGGACACTGGTGTCACCCGATATGGCATCTGCGTCAACTTCTACCGCTCCTTCCAAAAGCGCGTGCCTAAGGAAAAGGGGGAGGCCGGGCCAGGGTCCCGGGGGAAGGAAGGGCCCCGAGCCCCCTTCGTCTCCGAGGAGGTGGGCCCCAAGACCTCGGAGAGCGGCCCATCCCTGCAGCCGCCCAGTGCCGACTCCACCCCAGACGTGAGCCAGTCTCCGCGGGCCAGACGCCGGGCCAAGGCGGGGAGCCGGTCCCGCAACAGCACGCTGACGTCCCTGTGCGTGCTCAGCCACTACCCCTTCTTCTCTACCTTCCGAGAGTGTCTGTACACCCTCAAGCGTCTGGTGGACTGCTGCAGCGAGCGCCTGCTGGGCAAGAAACTGGGCCTCCCTCGAGGCATACAGAG GGACACCATGTGGCGAATCTTTACTGGATCGTTGTTAGTGGAGGAGAAGTCAAGTGCCCTGCTGCACGACCTCCGGGAGATTGAGGCCTGGATCTACCGGTTGCTGCGCTCCCCGGTACCTGTCTCGGGGCAGAAGCGAGTGGACATTGAGGTCCTGCCCCAGGAGCTCCAGCAGGCTCTGACCTTTGCTCTCCCAGACCCCTCTCGATTCACCCTAGTGGACTTCCCGCTGCACCTCCCCCTGGAGCTTCTGGGTGTGGACGCCTGTCTACAGGTGCTCACCTGCATCCTGTTAGAGCACAAG GTTGTGCTCCAGTCCCGAGACTACAATGCACTCTCCATGTCCGTGATGGCCTTTGTGGCGATGATCTACCCCTTGGAGTATATGTTTCCTGTTATCCCACTGCTGCCCACCTGCATGGCATCAGCAGAACAG CTGCTCTTGGCTCCAACACCATACATCATCGGAGTCCCTGCCAGCTTCTTCCTCTACAAACTGGACTTCAAAATGCCTGATGACGTGTGGCTAGTAGATCTGGACAGCAATAGG GTGATTGCCCCCACTAATGCGGAAGTGCTGCCTATCCTGCCAGAGCCGGAATCGTTAGAGTTGAAGAAGCATTTGAAGCAG GCCCTCGCCAGCATGAGTCTCAACACCCAACCCATCCTCAATCTGGAGAAATTCCACGAGGGCCAGGAGATCCCCCTTCTCCTGGGAAGGCCTTCTAATGACCTGCAGTCCACACCTTCCACCGAGTTCAACCCGCTCATCTACGGCAATGATGTGGATTCGGTGGATGTTGCAACCAG AGTGGCCATGGTCCGTTTCTTCAACTCCCCCAACGTGCTGCAGGGCTTTCAGATGCACACACGTACCCTACGTCTCTTCCCCCGGCCCGTGGTGGCTTTCCAAGCCGGCTCCTTTTTAGCCTCACGCCCCCGGCAGACTCCTTTCGCCGAGAAACTGGCCAGGACTCAGGCCGTGGAGTACTTTGGAGAATGGATCCTGAACCCCACCAACTACGCCTTCCAGCGGATTCACAACA ACATGTTCGATCCAGCTCTGATTGGCGACAAGCCCAAGTGGTATGCCCACCAGCTGCAGCCCATTCACTATCGAGTGTATGACAGTGGTTCCCAACTGGCCGAGGCGCTGAGCGTGCCGCCCGAGCGAGACTCTGACTCTGACCCAACTGACGACAG TGGGAGTGACAGCATGGATTATGACGATTCAAGCTCTTCTTACTCTTCCCTTGGTGACTTTGTCAGCGAGATGATGAAATGCGATATCAACGGTGATACTCCTA ACGTGGACCCTCTGACGCACGCGGCACTGGGAGATGCCAGCGAGGTGGCGATTGAGGAGCTGCAGAAccagaaggaggcagaggaaccCGGCCCGGATGGCGAGAGCTCTCAGGAAAACCCGCCCCTGCGCTCCAGCCCCAGCACCACTGTGAGCAGTAGCCCCAGCACCATTATCCACGGCGCCAGCTCT GAACCTGTTGACTCAGCAGAGACCGACGATAAGGCGGCAGGAGGCGTCCCCAAGTCCGTACCCACCGTGCCTCCCGGCATGGGCAAGTGCAGCATGGACAGGCATCAGACAGAAACCGGAGAGGGGTCAGTGCGCCAGCGAGCCTCTGACAGCCCGTGCCTCCAGCCCCAGTGTGGCTTTCCCCCTGAGGAAGACGATGAGCAGGGTGAAAGTTACACCCCCCGATTCAGCCAGCATGTCAGTGGCCATCG GGCTCAAAAGCTGCTGCGGCCCAGCAGCTTGAAGCTGGCAAGTGACTCAGACGCAGAGTCGGACTCTCGAGCGAGCTCGCCCACCTCCACTGTCTCCAGCAACAGCACGGAGGGCTTCGGGGGCATCATGTCTTTGGCCA GCAGCCTGTATCGGAACCACAGCACCAGCTTCAGCCTTTCGAACCTCACACTGCCCACCAAAGGAGCCCGAGAGAAGAGCACGCCCTTCCCCAGTCTGAAAG GGCACAGGCGGGCGTTGGTGGACCAGAAGTCGTCCGTCATTAAACACAGCCCGACCGTGAAGAGAGAGCCCCCGTCACCCCAGGGCCGAGCCAGCAACTCTAG TGAGAACCAGCAGTTCCTGAAGGAGGTGGTGCACAGCGTGCTGGACGGCCAGGGCGTCGGCTGGCTCAACATGAAGAAGGTGCGGCGGCTGCTGGAGAGCGAGCAGCTGCGCGTCTTCGTCCTGAGCAAGCTGAACCGCACGGTGCAGTCCGAGGACGAGGCCCGGCAGGATGTCATCCCCGACGTG GAGATCAGCCGGAAGGTGTACAAGGGCATGTTGGATCTGCTCAAGTGCACAGTCCTCAGTCTGGAGCAGTCCTTTGCCCACGCTGGCCTGGGTGGCATGGCCAGCATCTTCGGGCTTCTGGAGATCGCCCAGACCCACTACTACAGTAAAG AACCAGACAAGCGGAAGAGAAGTCCCACAGAGAGCATCAGTACACCAGTCGGCAAGGATCCTGGCCTGGCTGGGCGGGGGGACCCAAAGGCCATGGCACAGCTGAGGGTCCCCCAGCTGGGACCTCTGGCACCGAGTGCCCCAGGAAAGAgtcccaaagaactggacacCAGAAGTCTAAAGGAAGAGAACTTTGTGGCATCTATCG AATTGTGGAGCAAGCACCAGGAAGTGAAAAATCAAAAAGCTTTGGAAAAACAGA GGCCTGAAGTAATCAAACCCACCTTTGACCTTGGTGAGACCGACGAGAAAAAGTCCCAGGTCAGCGCAGACAGTGGTGTGAGCCTGACATCTGGTTCCCAG AGGACCGATCCAGACTCTGTCATCAGTGTGAGTCCCGCTGTGATGATCCGAAGCTCAAGTCAGGACTCTGAAGTTAGCACC GTGAGCAACAGCTCCGGAGAGACCCTGGGAGCAGACAGCGACCTCAGCAGCAGTGCGGGTGATGGCCCAGGCGGCGAGGGCAGCGCCTACTTGGCAGGCTCTCGAGGCACCTTGTCTGACAGCGAGATCGAGACCAACTCTGCCACCAGTGCCATCTTT GGTAAAGCCCATAGCTTGAAGCCAAGTGTGAAGGAGAAGCTGGTGGGCAGCCCAGTTCGCTTTTCTGAAGACGTCAGCCAGCGAGTCTACCTCTACGAGGGACTCCTAG GAAGGGACAAAGGATCGATGTGGGACCAGTTAGAGGACGCTGCTATGGAGACCTTTTCTATAA GCAAAGAGCGTTCTACTTTATGGGACCAAATGCAGTTCTGGGAAGACGCGTTCTTAGATGCCGTGATGTTGGAGAGAGAAGGAATGGGCATGGACCAGGGTCCCCAGGAAATGATAGACAG GTACCTGTCCCTGGGAGAACACGACCGGAAGCGCCTGGAGGACGATGAAGACCGTCTGCTGGCCACACTCTTGCACAACCTCATCTCGTACATGCTGCTGATGAAG GTAAATAAGAATGACATCCGGAAGAAGGTGAGGCGCCTGATGGGAAAGTCCCATATTGGGCTTGTGTACAGTCAGCAAATCAATGAAGTCCTTGACCAGCTGGCCAACCTG AATGGACGCGATCTCTCCATCCGGTCCAGTGGCAGCCGGCACATGAAGAAGCAGACATTCGTGGTACATGCAGGGACAGACACGAATGGAGATATCTTTTTCATGGAG GTGTGTGACGACTGCGTGGTGCTGCGCAGTAACATCGGGACGGTGTACGAGCGCTGGTGGTACGAGAAACTCATCAACATGACCTACTGCCCCAAGACCAAGGTGCTGTGCTTGTGGCGCAGAAATGGCTCCGAGACCCAGCTCAACAAGTTCTATACTAAGAAG TGTCGGGAGCTGTACTACTGCGTGAAGGACAGCATGGAGCGCGCCGCCGCCCGCCAGCAGAGCATCAAGCCGG GGCCGGAATTGGGTGGCGAGTTCCCCGTGCAGGACATGAAGACTGGCGAGGGGGGCTTGCTGCAGGTCACCCTCGAAGGGATCAACCTCAAGTTCATGCACAACCAG